A DNA window from Hordeum vulgare subsp. vulgare chromosome 1H, MorexV3_pseudomolecules_assembly, whole genome shotgun sequence contains the following coding sequences:
- the LOC123445699 gene encoding guanylyl cyclase 1: MWPLCFISDRLFKVPGDDGGEGPGAPLPPDGRIPLARRSYFIDVPHVQQAFTWDCGLACVLMVLRTLGLDCCHGIAELEKLCRTTSVWTVDLAYLLHKFSVNFSFFTVTIGANPQYSGETFYREQLQEDIDRVDELFGKALDAGISIQCRSISAYDIAFLLLSGHCIAIALVDKSKLNSSWMNDVHDMQQFDEDSDYMGHYVVICGYDADTCEFEIRDPASSRKREMVPMKSLDEARKSFGTDEDILLVSLTGKNGTKLSRKLPAGSP, encoded by the exons ATGTGGCCCCTCTGCTTCATCTCGGACAGGCTGTTCAAGGTGCCGGGAGACGACGGCGGCGAGGGCCCGGGCGCGCCGCTGCCCCCCGACGGCCGGATTCCGCTAGCGCGCCGATCCTACTTCATCGAT GTCCCGCATGTGCAGCAGGCCTTCACCTGGGACTGCGGCCTCGCTTGCGTGCTCATGGTGCTAAGGACCCTCGGCCTTGATTGCTGCCACGGCATTGCCGAACTCGAGAAGCTCTGCCGCACCACAAG CGTCTGGACAGTCGACTTAGCATACCTGTTACACAAGTTTTCAGTTAATTTTTCGTTCTTTACTGTGACTATCGGAGCAAATCCACAATATTCTGGAGAAACCTTTTATAGG GAGCAATTGCAAGAAGACATTGATCGAGTGGACGAGCTGTTTGGCAAAGCACTTGATGCTGGAATCAGTATTCAA TGCAGATCCATCAGTGCGTATGATATTGCTTTTCTACTCTTATCTGGGCACTGCATAGCAATTGCACTAGTGGATAAATCAAAGttaaa TTCCTCTTGGATGAatgatgtacatgatatgcaacagTTTGATGAGGATTCAGATTACATGG GGCATTATGTTGTAATATGTGGCTACGATGCTGATACTTGCGAGTTTGAGATAAGGGATCCAGCCAGTTCTAG GAAGCGTGAAATGGTGCCCATGAAAAGCTTAGATGAGGCCCGCAAATCCTTTGGAACTGATGAGGATATTctcttg GTCTCCTTAACTGGAAAGAACGGGACGAAGCTGTCGCGTAAACTGCCGGCCGGCTCTCCATAG